In the genome of Terribacillus sp. FSL K6-0262, one region contains:
- a CDS encoding nitroreductase family protein encodes MTQDFFKALENRRSIYGLAKESPISDERIQEIVEFAVKYTPSAFNSQSTRAIVLLGDKHDRFWDITEEQLRAVVPADNFAPTEEKIASFRNGYGTVLFFEDETVVKGLQEQFALYADNFPIWSEQTSGMHQLVVWTALEMEGLGASLQHYNPLVDEAIQKEWDIPSNWKLRGQMPFGKPTMPAGDKEFKPLEERVRIIK; translated from the coding sequence TAGCTAAGGAGTCTCCTATTTCTGATGAGCGTATTCAGGAGATTGTGGAGTTTGCAGTTAAATACACGCCATCTGCGTTCAACTCCCAAAGCACACGTGCCATCGTACTTCTTGGAGACAAGCATGACCGTTTCTGGGATATAACAGAAGAACAGCTTCGTGCAGTCGTGCCGGCTGACAACTTTGCACCAACAGAAGAGAAAATCGCATCATTCCGCAATGGATATGGCACAGTGCTATTCTTCGAAGATGAGACGGTTGTAAAAGGTTTGCAGGAGCAATTCGCACTCTATGCAGACAACTTCCCGATTTGGTCTGAACAGACCTCTGGTATGCATCAGCTTGTTGTCTGGACTGCGCTGGAAATGGAAGGACTTGGCGCGAGCCTGCAGCATTATAACCCATTGGTTGATGAAGCGATTCAAAAAGAGTGGGATATCCCATCCAACTGGAAGCTTCGTGGACAGATGCCATTCGGTAAACCGACAATGCCAGCTGGTGATAAAGAATTCAAACCATTGGAAGAGCGTGTAAGGATCATTAAATAA